The sequence below is a genomic window from Micromonospora aurantiaca ATCC 27029.
AGGCGACGGCGCCGGCCTCGGCGAGGCGCTGGGTGTAGCGAATCGCTCGGTATTGGACTCCCCTGTCCGAGTGATGCACGAGTCCGTCCAGGTCAGCGCCCTGGTTCTGACGACGCCAGATCGCCATCTTCAACGCGTCGAGCGCCAGATCCGTGTAGAGCGACGTGGACACCTGCCAGCCGACGATCATGCGGGAGTACACGTCGAGGACGAACGCGGCGTATACCCAGCCCACACTGGTACGCACGTAGGTCAGGTCAGCGACCCACAGCTGGTTCGGATGTTCCGCGGTGAAGTCCCGTTTGACCAGGTCAGCGGGTCGGCTGGTCTCGGCTGCGGGCTGAGTTCCCCCCGCTTTGATGGAGCGGTGGTTACCTGCTGCCGGCTGGCGCAGGGGTGGCGATAGGTGGCTCGGCTGGTTGCGTCTGGCGGGTGTGCCAGGCGGTCTCGTACTCGTTCGGGCTGAGGTAGTCCAGTTCCTTCTGGATGCGGCGGGTGTTGTACCAGCCGTCGATGTAGGCGAAGATCGCGTTCTCGGCCTCGTCGCGGGTCCGCCAGCTCGTGCGGTAGACGAGTTCGATCTTCAACGTCGACCAGAAGTTCTCCATCAGCGCGTTGTCGTAGGAGTCGCCGACGGATCCCATCGAGGGCAGGATCCCGTTGTCCTGTAAGCGTTCCGCGAAGCGAAACGACGTGTAGTTCGACCCGCGATCTGAGTGGTGGATCAACTGGCCGTCGCGGACGTCGCGCGACCAGATGCCGTATTCGAGGGCGGCGAGGATCAGGTCGGTGTCGCAGCGGTCGGAGGTCTTCCACCCAACGATCCGGCGGGAGAACGCATCGCGGACCGCAGCCAACCAGAACACGCCCTCACCGCAGGGGATGCGGGTGGCGTCGGCGACCCAGAGCCGGTTCGGCCCGTCGGCGGTGAACTGCCGGTTGACCAGATCCGGCGCCGGCGTGTGCCGGGGATCCTGCTTCGTGGAGCCGCCGCGCCAGCCTCGACGCAGGAACGCGCCCTGCCAGCCCTGCTGCGCCATCAACCGCTCGACCCGCTTACGGCCCACGCGGATGCCGTCACGGCGTAGCTGCCGGTGGACCCGGTCAGCGCCGTAGGTGCGCCCCGATGTCTCCCAGATCTCGTGGATGTTGGAGACCAGACCCAGGTCGACCACGTCGCGGTCGCAGGGCTGCTCGACCTGCTTCACCCACGCGTAGTAGGTCGAGGCGCCGATGTTGAGGACCCGTAGCAGGAGCGCGACCGCGAACTGGTCACGGTGTTCGTGGATGAACCTCATGACCGTCGCCGGGTCGGGTCGAGCTCCGCCGCGAAATACGCGCTCGCGGCCTTCAGGATCTCGTTCGCCCGCCGCAACTCGGCGACCTCCCTGCGCAGCCGGCGGTTCTCCTC
It includes:
- a CDS encoding IS3 family transposase translates to MRQPAAGNHRSIKAGGTQPAAETSRPADLVKRDFTAEHPNQLWVADLTYVRTSVGWVYAAFVLDVYSRMIVGWQVSTSLYTDLALDALKMAIWRRQNQGADLDGLVHHSDRGVQYRAIRYTQRLAEAGAVASVGSKGDSYDNAMAEAFNSLYKAELVRNRGPWRGLDDLEMATVEYIDWYNNRRLHGELGHIPPAEHEALHAITHPVTAPLKTS
- a CDS encoding IS3 family transposase; protein product: MRFIHEHRDQFAVALLLRVLNIGASTYYAWVKQVEQPCDRDVVDLGLVSNIHEIWETSGRTYGADRVHRQLRRDGIRVGRKRVERLMAQQGWQGAFLRRGWRGGSTKQDPRHTPAPDLVNRQFTADGPNRLWVADATRIPCGEGVFWLAAVRDAFSRRIVGWKTSDRCDTDLILAALEYGIWSRDVRDGQLIHHSDRGSNYTSFRFAERLQDNGILPSMGSVGDSYDNALMENFWSTLKIELVYRTSWRTRDEAENAIFAYIDGWYNTRRIQKELDYLSPNEYETAWHTRQTQPAEPPIATPAPAGSR